The following proteins are co-located in the Microplitis demolitor isolate Queensland-Clemson2020A chromosome 3, iyMicDemo2.1a, whole genome shotgun sequence genome:
- the LOC103576590 gene encoding uncharacterized protein LOC103576590 — protein sequence MVINIAKQFFLVFSTGFISDYVLAGVIINGNNNIHGWNVLIGKKYFQIFGECGGLFINRHVFITDAECFNYMIREGDIECIYFSHQNSKNTLYKVDKDNIYYNEDLSKTYDSNKRQIVVLMSKIPITEDYFDLHNDISDINSHKCYVFNNQDSQLDLSPCTTATLHYISNDNIHDPTFLCSWTDFTVISGNAVICDSKKNPQKKIVLGLLSVHRNLNDDEASSIGVENVTDLRDKINEKLKQLLQ from the exons ATGGTTATAAATATagcaaaacaattttttttagtattttctaCTGGATTTATAAGTGATTATGTATTGGCTGGAGTGATaataaatggaaataataatatacatggATGGAATGTACTgattggtaaaaaatattttcaaatatttggcGAGTGTGgtggtttatttattaaccgaCATGTTTTTATTACCGATGCCGAATGTTTTAActa TATGATAAGAGAGGGAGATattgaatgtatatatttttcacatcAAAACTCTAAGAACACACTTTACAAAGTAGACAAagataacatttattataatgaagaTTTGAGTAAAACCTATGACAGTAATAAACGTCAAATTGTTGTATTAATGTCTAAGATTCCGATAACTGAAGATTACTTTGATCTACATAATGATATCAGTGATATTAATAGTCATAAATGTTACGTGTTTAACAATCAAGATTCTCAGTTGGATCTTAGTCCTTGCACGACAGCAACATTACATTATATATCGAACGATAATATTCATGACCCAACGTTTCTATGTTCTTGGACAGATTTTACTGTG atTTCTGGAAATGCAGTGATTTgtgattcgaaaaaaaacccTCAAAAGAAAATTGTTCTTGGATTATTGTCAGTACATAGGAATTTGAATGATGATGAAGCTTCATCGATTGGAGTAGAAAATGTAACTGATTTGCGAGataaaattaacgaaaaactGAAACAACTTTTgcagtaa